The DNA region GCTGCTGCCAGCAGAGCCAAGAATGGATTTCGATACTTCGATCTGGTCATAAGTCTCCTTTGTCAGGACAGATGCTCCGAGCGGCAGACATTGTACAGCGGGCTGACAGCGCCTGCCTCGTAGTATTGTATGTCCGATGATGGAATTCCAGGGTCGTGACGAGACCCGCAAGTCACCAACCCAGGCAATATATCAGCTTCCAGGCCGTGTAACCGCCTTTATATCATCAAATTAGTGGCCAAGAAAAGGTATTGACAGCCATTCTCTGAGAAGTATATTGTTATCGTTAGCGGACTTCCGTCTTAAGGTTTCAATAGTTTTGGTTTTCTGAAATTCAGAGCAGTATCCCCAATCACCAGCATATCCACGAGTCTAATCATTTTGTTTTTGTGTATCTATAAGTCCGGCGAACTCTTGGTGAAAAGGTTTGCCTTAACCGTCAACGTATTCAGGAGGAGAGCATGAACATCTTCGTAGGGAACCTGTCCCGCGACGTCGAAGAGGACGAGCTGCGGCAGGCCTTCCAGGAGTTCGGCACCGTAACATCAGTCGCGATCATCAAAGATCGTCTCACCGGGAACCCCCGCGGCTTTGGCTTCGTCGAGATGTCCTCGAACGAAGAGGCCGAAGCGGCCATTGCCGGTCTCAACGGCCGGGAGCTTAAAGGGCGCAGTCTGAACGTCAATC from Candidatus Zixiibacteriota bacterium includes:
- a CDS encoding RNA-binding protein; this translates as MNIFVGNLSRDVEEDELRQAFQEFGTVTSVAIIKDRLTGNPRGFGFVEMSSNEEAEAAIAGLNGRELKGRSLNVNQARPKSDRPGGGGGGGGRSGGFRGGSRTGGGGGGGRRGGGW